A single Triticum dicoccoides isolate Atlit2015 ecotype Zavitan chromosome 2A, WEW_v2.0, whole genome shotgun sequence DNA region contains:
- the LOC119356171 gene encoding uncharacterized protein LOC119356171 gives MTPPPASLHQHRDVRGLHTRRHCPSRSGRRRGRIHPAVRRHLPSRSGRRQGRIHPAARWHPNHHLPRCHRPGPVWGRQDVHDLPLRLPGYRDQRPQGAGISDDMDRGFTDRKNLLMDRRTMAPKIDDLSFLLEVPTLRSFLVPHVVGGLHF, from the exons AtgacgccgcctcccgccagtctcCACCAGCACCGCGACGTGCGTGGCCTCCACACGCGCCGTCACTGCCCCTCGAGGTCCGGCCGTCGTCGAGGGCGTATCCATCCAGCAGTGCGCCGTCACCTCCCTTCCAGATCCGGCCGTCGTCAAGGCCGTATCCATCCAGCAGCACGCTGGCATCCCAATCATCACCTTCCGCGGTGTCATCGCCCAGGCCCAGTCTGGGGCCGGCAAGACGTCCATGATCTCCCTCTTCGTCTGCCAGGTTATCGAGACCAACGTCCACAA GGTGCAGGCATTAGCGACGACATGGACAGGGGCTTCACTGACAGGAAGAACTTGCTCATGGACCGCAGGACCATGGCTCCCAAGATCGACGACCTCAG tTTCTTACTCGAGGTACCGACCCTGAGGTCCTTCTTGGTGCCACATGTGGTTGGTGGGCTGCATTTTTAA